In the Halorussus rarus genome, AGCGGCAGTAATCGCCCACGCCGTGCTGTACGCACTGTAGAGCAGACCGATGGGAAGGACGTTCGGAGCGACGTGGAGGAACATCGTCCGCAGGTTCCCCGCGCCGCTCGCTCGCGCAGACTTCACGAAGGTCCGCTCCTTGACGCTCAGGACCTCCGACCGGACGACCCGTGCGGTGAGCTTCCACAGCAGCGCCAGGATGATGACCGCGATAATCCAGATGTTCGGCTCGACGAAGGTGAGCAGGAGCAGCTCGATGGGGAGCGCCGGCACGGCGAACGTCAGGTCGGTCAACCGCATCAGCACCTGGTCGACGTATCCCCCGTAGTAGCCCGCCGTCAGTCCGACGAGGAAGCCCAGCATCCCCGAGAGGAATCCCCCCACGAAGCCGGCGATCAACGTCGGTCGCGCCCCCGCCAGGAACTGACTGAAAATATCCTTGCCGTACTGGGTCGTCCCCATCGGCGCCGCCTGCGTCGGCGCGGAGAGGCGCAAC is a window encoding:
- a CDS encoding ABC transporter permease, producing MSTTTPTLRERVQRATDDAAESVRWHWSIISQDYSALIGTVVLAVFIFLGFFGPYLAPHHPIEDFITGSDGSLLRLSAPTQAAPMGTTQYGKDIFSQFLAGARPTLIAGFVGGFLSGMLGFLVGLTAGYYGGYVDQVLMRLTDLTFAVPALPIELLLLTFVEPNIWIIAVIILALLWKLTARVVRSEVLSVKERTFVKSARASGAGNLRTMFLHVAPNVLPIGLLYSAYSTAWAITAAAGLAFLGFGDPTKTSWGRMLRASFEAGAMRSAWWWVLPPAIGIAAVTVSVFFVGRAYEEEINPELKSQ